From the Photobacterium sp. GJ3 genome, one window contains:
- a CDS encoding long-chain fatty acid--CoA ligase: MLNLAAALQRNAVINPDKIAIVCGETQITYAQFNAIASQIANGLKARGIQPGDRVALSCPNLPFFPLVYYGIQKAGAVTVPLNVLLRAREIQYHLEDSQAKFYFCFEGVEGLPMAEAGIEAFQKTDACEQLVVMTADQTLSEYQGFETLTSLIHRQSAECDYAPRNADDTAVILYTSGTTGKPKGAELTQANQYLNAMAAQNLMQMAGRDVHLVTLPLFHTFGQTVNMNAPVSLGCTMVLVPRFDPTLVMGLIEKHGVTLFAGVPTMFIGMNLCQAESDCSSLRIGVSGGASLPLEVLKTFEEKFSVPILEGYGLSETSPIVCFNHLDKQRLPGSVGQPIQGVEVRVVDDKDQPVALGEPGEIVIRGHNVMKGYLNRPEENERALRHGWFHSGDVGRFDELGNLFIVDRVKDLIIRGGFNVYPREIEEVFMTHPAVAMVAVIGVPSSEYGEDIKACVVLKEGQFVSSQELRAWGKTQLAAYKYPRQVEIRDTLPMNATGKIMKKDLKAEITQSV, translated from the coding sequence ATGCTGAATCTTGCCGCTGCACTCCAACGTAATGCTGTGATCAATCCGGATAAAATTGCCATTGTCTGTGGGGAGACCCAAATCACTTATGCTCAGTTCAATGCGATTGCCAGCCAGATTGCGAACGGCCTCAAAGCCAGAGGGATCCAGCCTGGAGATCGGGTGGCTTTGAGCTGTCCAAATCTGCCGTTTTTTCCGCTGGTGTATTACGGGATTCAGAAGGCAGGGGCAGTCACCGTTCCTTTGAACGTGTTACTGCGGGCGAGAGAGATTCAGTATCACCTCGAAGATTCACAGGCGAAATTTTATTTTTGTTTTGAAGGTGTTGAAGGGCTGCCGATGGCAGAAGCCGGGATCGAAGCTTTTCAGAAAACAGACGCGTGCGAGCAACTGGTGGTGATGACGGCCGATCAGACGTTGTCAGAATATCAAGGATTTGAAACATTAACGTCGCTGATCCACAGACAGTCCGCCGAGTGTGACTATGCGCCGAGAAATGCCGATGATACGGCCGTGATTCTGTATACATCCGGCACAACCGGGAAGCCGAAAGGCGCTGAACTGACGCAGGCGAATCAGTATCTCAATGCCATGGCGGCGCAGAACCTGATGCAGATGGCAGGGCGGGATGTCCATCTGGTCACGCTGCCGCTGTTCCATACCTTTGGTCAGACCGTTAATATGAATGCACCGGTCAGTCTGGGTTGCACCATGGTGCTGGTGCCCCGTTTTGATCCGACGCTGGTGATGGGGCTGATTGAGAAACATGGTGTGACTTTATTTGCCGGGGTACCGACCATGTTTATCGGCATGAATTTGTGTCAGGCAGAATCTGATTGTTCCAGTTTGCGGATTGGCGTCAGCGGCGGCGCTTCATTACCGTTGGAAGTACTGAAAACCTTTGAGGAAAAATTCAGCGTGCCGATTCTGGAAGGCTATGGTTTGTCCGAAACCAGCCCGATTGTCTGCTTCAATCATCTGGATAAGCAACGCCTGCCTGGATCTGTGGGGCAGCCCATTCAGGGCGTGGAAGTGCGCGTTGTCGATGATAAGGATCAGCCGGTTGCATTGGGGGAACCCGGTGAGATCGTGATTCGTGGCCATAATGTCATGAAAGGTTATCTGAATCGTCCTGAAGAAAACGAACGCGCATTACGTCACGGATGGTTTCATTCTGGCGATGTCGGGCGGTTTGATGAACTGGGGAATCTGTTCATTGTGGACCGCGTGAAAGATTTGATCATCCGCGGTGGTTTCAACGTGTACCCTCGTGAGATTGAAGAAGTGTTCATGACGCATCCGGCGGTCGCCATGGTCGCCGTGATTGGTGTGCCAAGCAGTGAATACGGGGAAGACATCAAAGCCTGTGTTGTCCTGAAAGAGGGTCAGTTTGTTTCATCGCAAGAGCTGCGGGCCTGGGGGAAAACACAATTGGCTGCGTATAAATATCCGCGTCAGGTGGAGATTCGCGATACCTTACCGATGAATGCGACCGGCAAAATCATGAAAAAAGACCTGAAAGCGGAAATCACTCAGTCGGTCTGA
- a CDS encoding alkaline phosphatase D family protein, whose translation MTATSQACHEDAETSIEMQSAPALPLVLTGPVLRRCNASEITLWLVTTAPLEGQFVLYPGDDHSPCFEADFTASQQIQIGQSVWIVMARFTGEFPLDTVLTYEIVTQQGPISALIPELLYPGEARLTVMFKSRADYIQHGSCRNPHFPGKDSLVAADEKVAGLAVEDRPALLMMSGDQIYADHVAGPTLDAISQVIDLLGLPDETFTDAPYATLSELRQSAKQLYGRDQVLPVHEETGNWLSDTRLFSWLPKPRRPVFSANECENHLIGLSEFLAMYLLVWSPQVWRLVDHGRLQQQGFQCGDQVLSEKWQQLWHREKQEIDGFIEGLTQVQRLVAHLPTYMIFDDHDVTDDWNLTIGWEQAAYQHAFSRRIIGNSLFGYWLCQGWGNDPTQFDEKFTSLARAFFEQPGDNTQDAMIEHLYRFEHWHYEIGTQPKMLVLDTRTRRWRSESTMNKPSGLMDWEALMDMQHSLMNESAVIIVSPAPIFGVKFIEMLQRVMTLLGKPLVVDAENWMAHPGAANTLLSIFTHTKTPTNFVIISGDVHYSFAYDIKLRFRRNSPSIYQITASGIKNTFPEQLLRFCERMDRILYTPYSPLNWFTKRKRMKIYKRDPDTPGHGRLVNTSCIGELWINDQGKPDHIAILTAEGQSIGFPPTRQETKRRSETSRKLTSKS comes from the coding sequence ATGACAGCCACAAGCCAAGCCTGCCATGAGGATGCAGAAACATCTATCGAGATGCAGTCAGCACCAGCGCTCCCGCTGGTATTAACCGGGCCGGTCCTGCGCCGGTGCAATGCCAGTGAGATCACCCTCTGGCTGGTGACGACGGCGCCATTGGAAGGCCAGTTTGTGTTGTATCCGGGCGATGATCATTCCCCCTGTTTTGAGGCGGATTTCACCGCATCGCAACAGATTCAGATCGGGCAGTCAGTCTGGATTGTGATGGCCCGGTTTACGGGCGAGTTTCCGCTGGATACTGTGCTGACTTATGAGATTGTCACGCAGCAAGGCCCGATCAGTGCGTTGATCCCTGAATTGCTTTATCCCGGCGAAGCGCGGTTGACGGTGATGTTTAAATCCCGAGCGGATTACATTCAGCATGGCTCTTGCCGGAATCCGCATTTTCCCGGAAAAGACAGCCTGGTTGCCGCGGATGAGAAAGTCGCGGGACTGGCGGTTGAGGATCGCCCGGCACTGCTGATGATGAGCGGGGATCAAATCTATGCCGATCATGTCGCCGGCCCGACTCTGGATGCCATCAGTCAGGTCATCGACTTGCTGGGATTGCCGGATGAAACCTTCACGGATGCCCCGTATGCGACCTTGTCTGAATTGCGCCAGAGTGCGAAACAATTATATGGTCGAGATCAGGTCTTGCCCGTGCATGAAGAAACCGGTAACTGGTTGTCGGACACCCGTTTGTTCAGTTGGCTGCCGAAGCCGCGTCGTCCGGTATTCAGCGCCAATGAATGTGAGAATCACCTGATTGGCCTGAGTGAATTTCTGGCGATGTATCTGTTGGTGTGGTCGCCTCAGGTCTGGCGGTTGGTGGATCATGGCCGCTTGCAGCAGCAGGGCTTTCAGTGCGGCGATCAGGTGCTTTCTGAAAAATGGCAGCAGCTCTGGCACAGAGAAAAACAGGAAATTGATGGCTTTATTGAGGGGCTGACCCAGGTACAGCGGCTGGTGGCCCATTTACCCACCTATATGATTTTCGATGATCATGATGTGACTGACGACTGGAACCTGACGATTGGCTGGGAGCAAGCCGCTTATCAGCATGCGTTTTCCCGCCGCATCATTGGTAACAGCTTGTTCGGCTACTGGCTCTGTCAGGGCTGGGGGAATGATCCGACTCAATTTGATGAGAAGTTCACCTCGTTGGCGCGCGCCTTTTTCGAACAACCCGGAGATAACACACAGGATGCCATGATTGAACATTTGTACCGGTTCGAACACTGGCATTATGAGATCGGCACTCAGCCGAAAATGCTGGTGCTGGATACCCGGACCCGGCGCTGGCGGTCTGAGTCAACGATGAACAAACCGTCCGGCCTGATGGACTGGGAAGCACTGATGGATATGCAGCACTCACTGATGAATGAAAGTGCAGTGATCATTGTGTCTCCTGCGCCGATCTTCGGGGTAAAGTTCATTGAAATGCTGCAACGGGTCATGACGTTGCTTGGTAAACCTTTAGTTGTGGATGCAGAAAACTGGATGGCGCATCCCGGTGCAGCCAATACTTTACTCAGTATTTTTACGCATACCAAAACACCGACGAACTTTGTAATTATCTCCGGCGATGTTCATTATTCGTTTGCTTACGATATCAAGCTGCGTTTTCGCCGGAACAGCCCCAGCATTTATCAGATTACGGCCAGCGGAATCAAAAATACCTTCCCGGAGCAGTTACTGCGCTTTTGCGAGCGGATGGACCGAATCCTCTATACGCCCTATTCGCCGCTCAACTGGTTCACCAAACGGAAACGGATGAAAATCTATAAACGCGATCCGGATACGCCGGGTCACGGACGACTGGTGAATACCAGCTGTATCGGAGAGCTTTGGATCAATGATCAAGGTAAGCCGGACCATATCGCTATCCTGACGGCAGAAGGCCAGTCGATTGGTTTTCCGCCCACCCGACAGGAAACAAAGCGTCGCTCGGAAACCAGCCGGAAACTGACGTCTAAATCCTGA
- a CDS encoding DedA family protein: protein MLLFFGIIVLSYLLEDVAITTAALLSGSGSIPVSLALLAVFIGIASGDLMLFLLGRYARRWDGLRRKLLRHHAMHWIQHRLESRPFLNIFLLRYTPGLRTIGFTLCGYLSVRPVIFCSAVLVATALWTAVIFTLFYHLSQLSMFQNSPLKWLLLPVVFVLFFFVNRRSSNQRKSSCIAGSPNQQECAE from the coding sequence ATGCTTCTTTTTTTTGGCATCATCGTGCTTTCCTATTTGCTTGAAGATGTGGCTATTACAACCGCTGCCTTGCTTTCGGGCAGTGGGTCAATCCCTGTCTCTCTGGCGCTACTGGCAGTCTTTATCGGGATTGCCAGTGGCGATCTGATGCTTTTCTTGCTTGGCCGGTATGCCCGGCGATGGGATGGGCTCCGGCGCAAGTTACTGCGTCATCACGCGATGCACTGGATACAACACCGGCTGGAATCCCGGCCATTTCTCAATATATTTCTGCTGCGCTATACCCCCGGCCTGCGAACAATCGGTTTTACCCTGTGCGGGTACTTGTCGGTCCGTCCGGTGATTTTCTGCAGCGCAGTTCTGGTTGCGACCGCCCTCTGGACCGCCGTCATTTTCACGCTTTTCTATCATCTCAGTCAGCTGAGCATGTTCCAGAACAGTCCTCTGAAGTGGCTGTTGCTGCCTGTCGTCTTTGTTTTGTTTTTCTTTGTTAACCGGCGATCATCCAACCAGCGCAAATCAAGTTGTATTGCCGGGTCACCCAATCAACAGGAGTGTGCCGAGTGA